A stretch of Antennarius striatus isolate MH-2024 chromosome 6, ASM4005453v1, whole genome shotgun sequence DNA encodes these proteins:
- the LOC137596328 gene encoding caspase recruitment domain-containing protein 18-like yields the protein MADERLISVRPKFVSKVSKPLIGQLLDDLLLDRVVTRGEKDYVLDKDNLREEMARRLIDTVTPKGDTASQRMIDHIQLRDPMFFSDLGL from the exons ATGGCAG ACGAGCGGCTCATCAGTGTGAGGCCCAAATTTGTGAGCAAGGTGTCCAaacctctgattggtcagctccTAGATGACCTTCTCCTGGATCGTGTGGTGACCAGAGGGGAGAAAGACTACGTACTGGATAAGGACAACCTCAGAGAAGAAATGGCACGCCGTCTCATTGACACAGTGACGCCAAAGGGGGACACAGCCAGTCAGAGGATGATCGATCACATTCAGCTTAGAGACCCAATGTTCTTCTCTGACCTCGGTCTGTAA